CACCAAATTGGTTTCGCTGCGGGCGCCGATCGTCAGCCGCGCGCCTTTAACTGCCAGCCTCCGGCACAGCTCCGAGCCAATCCCGCCGGTCGCGCCGAGCACAACGTAATGACGCGGATCGGTCACAGATTCATCCTCCAGATGGCGAAATTCAAAGCGGCGGCGAAACTGACCCACGCCAGATAAGGGACCATGAGCCAGCCCGCCACTGAAGAGACGCGCCAGAAGGAAATCGCCGTCAAAAGAATCATCACCCAGAGCGCAAGGATCTCGGCCAGCGCCGCTGCCGGATTGCGAAGCCCGAAGAA
The sequence above is a segment of the Blastocatellia bacterium genome. Coding sequences within it:
- a CDS encoding TspO/MBR family protein, which produces FFGLRNPAAALAEILALWVMILLTAISFWRVSSVAGWLMVPYLAWVSFAAALNFAIWRMNL